In Gimesia benthica, a single window of DNA contains:
- a CDS encoding DUF6807 domain-containing protein: MSQLFPDCQIVPLPDFQFAFQIKGKERLRWHHSPEYSRPFFYPLTGPAGVPLTRIGHPGAPNHDHHRSVWFAHHQVLGINFWAENTGATIRQKRWISIDETDAEAILAVELDWIDGHNPAPLLRQELIAAVRTNEADELFLELQTTFHPTAATLEFQKTNFGFLAVRVARSISSYFGAGTITSSTGQVGEKNIFGKPANWMDYSGPVTPEVTEGITYFFHPDNPVAGTEKPVCWHVREDGWMGAAPCMHGPLETTRQSPLTFRFLLHAHANQLHADQADRIYQAFAASTGYQIRKPEKRHTTATVVRKS; the protein is encoded by the coding sequence ATGAGCCAGCTGTTTCCCGACTGCCAGATTGTTCCGCTCCCTGATTTTCAGTTCGCGTTTCAGATCAAAGGGAAGGAGCGGCTCAGGTGGCATCACTCTCCTGAATATTCACGTCCCTTCTTTTATCCGCTTACGGGGCCAGCGGGAGTTCCTTTAACGAGGATCGGACATCCAGGGGCGCCGAACCATGATCACCACCGTTCGGTCTGGTTCGCCCATCATCAGGTGCTGGGGATTAACTTCTGGGCGGAGAATACGGGAGCGACCATCCGGCAGAAGCGCTGGATCAGTATTGATGAGACCGACGCAGAAGCGATCCTGGCGGTCGAACTGGACTGGATTGATGGCCACAATCCGGCCCCCCTGCTGAGACAGGAACTGATCGCCGCCGTCAGGACGAATGAAGCAGACGAGCTGTTCCTGGAACTGCAGACCACGTTTCATCCCACGGCAGCAACTCTTGAATTCCAGAAAACCAATTTTGGATTTCTCGCGGTACGGGTGGCGCGTTCGATTTCGAGCTACTTCGGAGCCGGGACGATCACCAGCAGTACCGGACAGGTCGGGGAAAAAAATATCTTTGGTAAACCGGCGAACTGGATGGACTATTCCGGCCCGGTGACTCCCGAAGTCACGGAGGGAATCACTTATTTCTTCCATCCTGATAATCCGGTGGCGGGGACGGAGAAGCCGGTCTGCTGGCATGTCCGCGAGGATGGCTGGATGGGAGCTGCGCCCTGCATGCACGGGCCACTGGAAACGACGCGCCAGTCTCCGTTGACCTTTCGTTTTCTGCTGCACGCCCATGCGAATCAGCTGCACGCTGATCAGGCGGACCGAATCTACCAGGCTTTTGCTGCCAGCACGGGCTACCAGATTCGGAAGCCCGAGAAACGTCACACAACAGCGACGGTCGTTCGCAAATCCTGA
- a CDS encoding GntP family permease, which produces MLENYPFVILAIGIATVIGMIIFLKINAFLALITAAMVVSLLGPASADGINRMKRVAIAFGDSVSGIGIVIALAAIIGKCMMDSGAADRIVRTFLKVMGEKNASFALMGSGFVLAVPVFFDTVFYLLIPLARSLYRSTKRNYLMYVMAIAAGGAITHTLVPPTPGPLAMADNLGVDLGKMIFVGALVALPAAFVGIFFSMFANKKMDIPMREVAEHSEPDPLKEEELPSLVVSLLPIVLPVLMITANTLVNSLLAGGVGPQAFLTSVSPFTSIIGDANFALLVATAISLIILFRQRDLTLLKLGATVEEALMSGGVIILITAGGGAFGKMLTVAQIGPAIQGMFSTEETQVAGMSFLILGFGIAALLKVAQGSSTVAMITTSAMLATMNVNSEMLGFDPVYLATAIGAGSLIGSWMNDSGFWIFCKMSGLTEEEALKSWTPLLLVLGCTSLATTVLLSIVWPMS; this is translated from the coding sequence ATGTTGGAAAACTACCCCTTTGTCATATTGGCGATCGGCATCGCCACTGTGATTGGCATGATCATCTTTCTGAAAATCAACGCCTTTCTGGCGTTGATCACGGCAGCCATGGTCGTCAGCCTGCTGGGCCCCGCGTCTGCAGATGGGATCAACCGCATGAAACGAGTGGCGATCGCCTTTGGCGACTCGGTCTCGGGGATCGGGATCGTGATTGCGCTGGCTGCGATTATTGGTAAATGTATGATGGACAGCGGCGCCGCGGACCGGATTGTCCGTACCTTTCTCAAGGTGATGGGGGAAAAGAACGCCTCCTTTGCGCTGATGGGAAGTGGCTTCGTGCTGGCGGTGCCTGTCTTCTTTGATACGGTGTTCTACCTGCTGATTCCGCTGGCCCGTTCGCTGTATCGCAGCACTAAACGAAATTACCTGATGTATGTGATGGCGATTGCCGCCGGGGGGGCGATCACACATACGCTGGTTCCCCCGACCCCCGGACCACTGGCGATGGCCGACAACCTGGGCGTCGACCTGGGTAAGATGATCTTCGTAGGCGCCCTGGTCGCATTACCGGCTGCTTTTGTGGGGATCTTCTTCAGCATGTTCGCCAATAAAAAAATGGACATCCCCATGCGGGAAGTCGCCGAACATTCTGAACCTGATCCCCTCAAAGAGGAAGAACTCCCTTCCCTGGTTGTTTCACTGTTACCGATTGTCCTGCCCGTTCTGATGATCACGGCCAACACCCTGGTCAACTCCCTGCTGGCCGGCGGCGTCGGTCCCCAGGCATTCCTGACCAGTGTCAGTCCTTTTACTTCGATTATCGGTGACGCCAACTTCGCCCTGCTGGTCGCGACAGCGATTTCGCTGATCATTCTCTTCAGACAACGCGATCTGACACTGCTCAAACTGGGAGCCACGGTTGAGGAAGCCCTGATGAGTGGGGGCGTGATTATTCTGATCACAGCCGGAGGCGGTGCCTTCGGAAAGATGCTGACCGTCGCTCAGATTGGTCCGGCGATTCAGGGCATGTTCAGCACCGAAGAAACGCAAGTAGCCGGCATGAGCTTTCTGATTCTCGGTTTCGGCATTGCAGCACTGCTCAAAGTCGCCCAGGGTTCGAGTACCGTGGCGATGATTACAACATCCGCCATGCTGGCGACGATGAATGTCAATTCCGAAATGCTGGGCTTCGATCCGGTTTACCTGGCGACCGCCATCGGTGCAGGTTCGCTGATCGGTTCCTGGATGAACGACAGTGGCTTCTGGATTTTCTGTAAGATGAGTGGTCTCACAGAAGAAGAGGCCCTCAAATCATGGACACCTTTATTGCTCGTACTGGGATGCACCAGTCTGGCAACCACGGTTCTGCTGTCAATTGTCTGGCCGATGAGCTGA
- a CDS encoding sugar phosphate isomerase/epimerase family protein yields the protein MSPFRFSLNASTIRTTPLLDKIRVTAEAGYGGIELWFDEVEQYLAEGGKLETISQALKDGGLAVPTMIMLRDWWSATEEEYPRVFQTCLDRIKLASQLGAEYVIACPHRDKNPDYDLGAKRYRELLEAGIEAGAKPAVEFLGFVADVTTIEDALRVVEKSGHPAATLVLDPFHVFRGGGSMETIAQLKPEQIAISHFNDAVDTLPRETQMDPDRVLPGDGHLDLVHYCRLLKQIGYEGWLSLELFREDLWQQDPLQVAQVGLERMQIVAEHA from the coding sequence ATGAGCCCCTTCCGCTTCAGCCTGAACGCCAGTACGATCCGTACCACACCACTGCTCGATAAAATCCGCGTCACTGCCGAAGCGGGATACGGGGGAATCGAACTCTGGTTTGATGAAGTCGAACAGTACCTGGCTGAGGGAGGAAAACTGGAAACAATCTCGCAGGCTCTCAAAGATGGCGGACTGGCGGTCCCCACGATGATCATGTTACGCGACTGGTGGTCAGCGACAGAGGAAGAGTATCCGCGTGTATTTCAGACCTGCCTGGATCGCATCAAGCTGGCCTCTCAACTGGGGGCCGAATATGTGATTGCCTGCCCGCATCGCGATAAGAATCCGGACTACGACCTGGGTGCGAAACGGTATCGTGAGTTGCTGGAAGCGGGTATCGAAGCCGGTGCGAAGCCAGCGGTTGAGTTTCTGGGCTTCGTCGCTGATGTCACCACGATTGAAGACGCATTACGGGTGGTCGAGAAATCAGGACATCCCGCAGCAACCCTCGTGCTCGATCCGTTTCATGTATTCCGGGGAGGTGGTTCCATGGAGACCATCGCACAACTCAAGCCCGAGCAGATCGCGATTTCCCATTTCAATGATGCCGTCGATACCCTGCCTCGCGAAACCCAGATGGATCCAGACCGCGTCCTCCCCGGCGACGGGCACCTGGACCTGGTGCATTACTGCCGTCTGCTGAAGCAGATTGGTTACGAGGGCTGGCTCTCACTGGAACTGTTCCGCGAAGATCTCTGGCAACAGGATCCGCTGCAGGTGGCTCAGGTAGGTCTGGAACGGATGCAGATCGTAGCCGAGCACGCCTGA
- a CDS encoding pectate lyase: MTVLTWCRLLKCLLLICIFVWGMGAQNALQAEISVDEAQQAMRRATDYFTTQVSTEGGYLWHYSRDLKYREGEGRARDTMVWVQPPGTPTVGAAYLEAYQKTGQAYLLKAARAAGEALIKGQLKSGGWNYYIDFERRAQMQYRIDGGGPKVRNTTTFDDNTSQAALHFLILLDQELKFKDEAVHGAVMYALDAFLKAQYPNGGWPQRYDEFPDPQDYPVLKASYPESWSRTFPKKKYLNYYTFNDNTIEDLVNVMFLAHHVYQDDRYREAALKAGDFILLAQMPEPQPAWAQQYNQQMQPAWARKFEPPAVTGGESQGIIKTLMQIYIYTGDKKYLAPIPKALAYLKKSELPGGKLARFYELKTNRPLYFTKKYELTYKDNDLPTHYGFIIDSKVDSLESRYEKLLKASPEKLKSQQFPQRRLRLTPSLAARAQSVVNALNKDGAWLIQGDIRSADLDNVPIIDTRVFVRNLSTLSEFIAASQQD; the protein is encoded by the coding sequence ATGACCGTGCTCACCTGGTGTCGTCTGTTGAAATGTCTGCTGTTGATCTGCATCTTCGTCTGGGGGATGGGAGCACAGAATGCACTGCAGGCGGAGATCTCGGTGGATGAAGCACAACAGGCAATGCGTCGCGCGACAGACTACTTCACCACTCAGGTCTCGACCGAGGGCGGCTATCTCTGGCACTACAGTCGGGATCTGAAATACCGGGAAGGCGAAGGCCGTGCCCGCGATACCATGGTCTGGGTGCAACCTCCGGGAACGCCCACGGTGGGAGCAGCTTACCTCGAAGCATATCAGAAAACCGGTCAAGCCTATCTCCTGAAAGCAGCCCGGGCTGCCGGCGAAGCCCTGATTAAAGGGCAACTCAAATCCGGGGGCTGGAACTATTACATCGATTTCGAACGCCGGGCTCAGATGCAGTATCGCATTGACGGAGGTGGTCCCAAGGTTCGAAACACAACGACCTTCGACGACAACACCTCGCAAGCAGCACTCCACTTTTTAATTCTGCTGGATCAGGAGCTGAAGTTCAAAGACGAAGCCGTGCATGGCGCCGTGATGTATGCCCTGGATGCCTTTTTAAAAGCGCAGTATCCCAACGGAGGCTGGCCACAGCGCTACGATGAATTTCCCGATCCCCAAGACTATCCCGTGCTCAAAGCCAGCTATCCGGAAAGCTGGTCGCGTACGTTCCCCAAAAAGAAATACCTCAACTATTACACGTTCAACGACAATACCATTGAAGATCTGGTCAATGTGATGTTCCTGGCGCATCACGTCTACCAGGACGACCGCTATCGTGAAGCGGCTCTGAAAGCGGGAGACTTTATCCTCCTGGCGCAGATGCCCGAACCACAGCCGGCCTGGGCACAGCAGTACAATCAACAGATGCAGCCGGCCTGGGCGCGCAAATTCGAACCACCGGCGGTCACCGGAGGCGAGTCGCAGGGCATCATCAAAACCCTGATGCAGATTTACATTTATACTGGCGACAAAAAGTATCTGGCACCGATTCCCAAAGCACTGGCTTATCTGAAGAAGTCAGAACTGCCCGGGGGGAAGCTGGCCCGCTTTTATGAGTTGAAAACCAACCGGCCGCTCTACTTCACTAAGAAATATGAACTGACCTACAAAGACAACGATCTGCCGACCCACTATGGTTTCATCATCGATTCCAAAGTCGATTCACTCGAAAGCCGTTATGAAAAACTGCTGAAGGCATCGCCTGAAAAACTCAAGTCGCAGCAGTTCCCGCAACGTCGTCTGCGCTTAACACCTTCGCTGGCTGCGCGGGCACAGTCTGTGGTCAACGCGTTGAACAAAGACGGCGCCTGGCTCATCCAGGGAGACATCCGCAGCGCCGATCTCGACAATGTGCCCATCATCGACACGCGGGTCTTTGTCCGCAATCTCTCGACGCTGTCCGAATTCATCGCCGCCAGTCAACAGGATTGA
- a CDS encoding ATP-grasp domain-containing protein has protein sequence MLSTVFVSEYLCSGGCPLAESEPTLLAEGTAMLEAVLSDLLQIPGIQVRTCVQPGLLTAPEFQQAEQEQRLYIQRVNQPEAEPEYFRQASQQADLVWVIAPEFDDLLLTRTRWAVETGACVLGPDPTTIQLTSDKWQLYQVLQRAGIPTIETALLSEAAELPTRFPCLVKHRWGAGGMGLLRFNQPEEWHNWFAGKQAGTADLIWQPWLEGKSLSAAALIQDARCQLLPIGEQTLCWEPRFLYQGGRIPARLEPDAISAIQELISQTCDLLPGLAGYVGFDILLPDRAPQAPVLVEINPRLTTAYTGYRRLTPDNLAAWVTGFSAGPSNLKWNLEQAVSFQPDGSFQRLS, from the coding sequence ATGTTATCGACCGTTTTTGTCTCCGAATATCTCTGTAGTGGCGGCTGCCCACTGGCGGAATCTGAGCCCACCCTGCTGGCAGAGGGGACTGCGATGCTGGAAGCGGTTCTCTCTGATCTGTTGCAGATTCCCGGTATTCAGGTCCGGACGTGCGTACAACCGGGACTGCTGACCGCTCCGGAATTTCAGCAGGCGGAACAGGAGCAGCGACTTTACATCCAGCGCGTGAATCAACCTGAGGCTGAACCGGAGTATTTCCGTCAGGCCTCTCAGCAGGCCGATCTGGTCTGGGTGATTGCCCCCGAATTTGATGATCTACTACTGACGAGAACCCGCTGGGCCGTGGAAACCGGAGCCTGTGTGCTGGGGCCCGACCCAACTACGATTCAGTTGACTTCCGATAAGTGGCAGCTCTATCAGGTATTGCAAAGAGCGGGCATCCCCACAATTGAGACCGCATTGCTGAGTGAAGCAGCCGAGCTTCCCACCCGCTTTCCCTGTCTGGTCAAACATCGCTGGGGAGCAGGCGGTATGGGGTTACTGCGATTCAACCAACCGGAGGAGTGGCACAACTGGTTTGCTGGGAAACAGGCAGGTACAGCTGACTTGATCTGGCAGCCCTGGCTGGAAGGAAAATCACTTTCTGCAGCGGCTCTGATTCAGGACGCACGCTGTCAACTGTTACCGATCGGTGAACAGACTCTCTGTTGGGAACCCCGGTTTCTCTACCAGGGAGGGCGGATTCCCGCGCGACTGGAACCTGACGCTATATCCGCGATTCAGGAGTTAATCTCTCAGACCTGTGATCTGCTCCCCGGACTTGCGGGATACGTGGGCTTTGATATTCTGTTGCCTGACCGGGCACCGCAGGCACCTGTGCTCGTGGAAATCAATCCGCGGCTGACGACCGCTTATACCGGTTATCGACGGTTAACTCCCGATAATCTGGCTGCATGGGTAACAGGTTTCTCTGCGGGACCGTCCAATCTGAAGTGGAATTTAGAGCAAGCTGTGTCCTTCCAACCTGATGGAAGTTTCCAACGGCTTTCATAA
- a CDS encoding sugar phosphate isomerase/epimerase family protein — translation MSQSESGNVVPSNETTRRTFLQQTSATLLAGSVLQPLAGFAGEEKNSGKQARIKKAVKYQMITEKIPVMDKFKMLKDLGFDGTEIHYRTKVDPKEVRKAIDATGVQVHGFLNSSRDELKDSIDQAKYYGGTSVLVVAGRVDQDNPYDVVYKQQQAKLRKHLPYAEKQGIKLLVENVWNNFLLSPLEMARFIDELESPAAGVYFDVGNVVRFGWPDQWIRILGPRIVKLDIKEYSRAKQKDEGLWKGFQVEITEGDCNWPEVRQALKDIGYTQGWATAEVKGGDRQRLQDISERMDRALDLA, via the coding sequence ATGTCGCAATCAGAATCCGGGAACGTGGTTCCCTCGAATGAAACAACACGCAGAACCTTTTTGCAGCAGACCTCTGCCACCCTGCTGGCCGGTTCCGTCTTGCAGCCGCTGGCTGGATTCGCTGGCGAAGAAAAGAACTCCGGCAAACAGGCCCGCATCAAAAAAGCGGTCAAATATCAGATGATTACCGAGAAAATTCCGGTAATGGATAAATTCAAAATGCTCAAGGATCTGGGTTTCGACGGAACCGAGATTCATTACCGTACCAAGGTCGATCCTAAAGAAGTCCGTAAAGCCATCGACGCCACGGGAGTGCAGGTCCACGGCTTTCTGAACAGCAGCCGGGACGAACTCAAAGACTCAATCGATCAGGCCAAGTACTATGGTGGCACCAGTGTGCTGGTGGTGGCAGGACGAGTCGACCAGGATAATCCCTACGATGTCGTCTACAAGCAGCAGCAGGCCAAGCTGAGGAAACATCTGCCTTATGCAGAGAAGCAGGGCATTAAACTGCTGGTTGAAAATGTGTGGAATAATTTCCTGCTCAGTCCACTGGAAATGGCCCGCTTCATTGATGAACTGGAGAGCCCGGCGGCGGGCGTGTATTTCGATGTCGGGAATGTAGTCCGCTTCGGCTGGCCCGATCAGTGGATTCGCATCCTGGGGCCCCGCATCGTCAAACTCGATATCAAAGAATACAGTCGCGCAAAACAGAAGGATGAGGGGCTCTGGAAAGGGTTTCAGGTTGAAATCACCGAGGGAGACTGCAACTGGCCCGAAGTCCGTCAGGCGCTTAAGGATATCGGCTATACACAGGGCTGGGCCACCGCGGAAGTCAAAGGCGGAGATCGCCAGAGATTACAGGATATTTCCGAACGCATGGATCGCGCTCTTGATCTTGCCTGA
- a CDS encoding Gfo/Idh/MocA family protein, with amino-acid sequence MKQSLATLATTGLVVNPALTSGAFAASTELIKVGLVGCGGRGTGAAAQTLRADPNVELVALADAFGDQLEQSYQNLKKTEVQDRVKVDAEHKFVGFDAYQKLIDSGVDLVLLATPPHFRPQHLKACIDAGKHVFCEKPVAVDAPGIRSVLETTKEAKRKNLTIVSGLCWRYETGMQQMVDKIHNGGIGDIVSMQSIRYLGGVAKMAKRKPEWSDMEYQMRNWYYYTWLSGDFNTEQFVHELDKQSWVMGEYPVKCYSTGGRQTRTAPEYGHIYDHFSTVYEYANGTKFLASTRHQQGCSSMFVDTVSGTEGTATLMKYQIEGKNPWKGARRRTNMHQLEHNEMYKALRNGEVINNGEYMANSSMMGIIARMSAYTGKTLTWEQAMNSKEDLSPEKYDMAMSLPEPPVAMPGVTPFV; translated from the coding sequence ATGAAACAATCACTGGCCACGCTGGCGACAACCGGGCTGGTTGTGAACCCCGCATTGACCTCGGGCGCATTTGCGGCCAGTACCGAACTGATCAAAGTCGGTCTCGTCGGCTGTGGTGGTCGTGGAACAGGGGCAGCGGCTCAGACTCTGCGTGCTGATCCCAATGTGGAACTGGTGGCACTCGCAGATGCATTCGGCGATCAACTGGAACAGAGCTATCAGAACCTGAAGAAGACCGAAGTTCAGGATCGGGTCAAAGTCGATGCAGAACACAAATTCGTTGGCTTCGACGCCTACCAGAAACTGATTGATTCCGGCGTGGACCTGGTGCTGCTGGCAACACCTCCCCACTTCCGTCCACAACACTTGAAAGCCTGTATCGATGCCGGCAAGCACGTCTTCTGTGAGAAACCAGTCGCCGTCGATGCTCCCGGGATTCGTTCCGTGCTCGAGACCACCAAGGAAGCCAAGCGGAAAAACCTGACCATCGTTTCCGGTCTGTGCTGGCGTTACGAAACCGGAATGCAGCAAATGGTCGATAAAATTCATAATGGCGGTATCGGAGACATTGTCTCCATGCAGAGCATCCGCTACCTGGGCGGCGTTGCCAAAATGGCCAAACGCAAACCCGAATGGTCCGACATGGAATACCAGATGCGGAACTGGTACTACTACACCTGGCTGTCCGGCGATTTCAACACCGAACAGTTCGTTCACGAACTGGATAAACAATCCTGGGTCATGGGCGAATATCCTGTGAAGTGCTACAGTACAGGCGGTCGCCAGACACGGACTGCACCTGAGTACGGTCACATCTACGACCACTTCAGCACGGTTTACGAATACGCCAACGGAACCAAGTTCCTGGCTTCTACCCGGCATCAGCAGGGCTGCAGTTCGATGTTTGTAGATACCGTTTCCGGAACGGAAGGCACCGCGACACTGATGAAATACCAGATCGAAGGCAAGAACCCCTGGAAAGGGGCCCGCCGACGTACCAACATGCATCAGCTGGAACACAACGAAATGTACAAAGCCCTGCGGAATGGTGAAGTCATCAACAACGGTGAGTACATGGCTAACAGCTCCATGATGGGGATCATCGCCCGCATGTCAGCCTATACCGGCAAGACCCTCACCTGGGAACAGGCGATGAACTCCAAAGAAGATCTCTCGCCGGAGAAATACGATATGGCTATGTCACTCCCCGAGCCCCCCGTGGCCATGCCGGGTGTGACTCCATTCGTCTAA
- a CDS encoding COG1361 family protein yields MLTLSLTACTAFAPSQRASWKLTDPPPLDPQNQPLNSPQPTTPNTQSRETQRIGPQQTIPQKQEPPAPPDNDMFAVPESIDRNQPPQPRDLPEDIPSRPRIEMPQPQMRSKPETTPQRPSGPMMTPPAQVGPLEMTVDVIPKRQLGSGATFYLIVKNTSNQSVRNVILECEFDSALLFPGRREKKIGQRLGTLQPGESKEINLTLYSDALGNHCCRFRAIAEGEELVWKSVCVEYVKKQLELSVIGPSTRTIGSRAEYIIKLSNVNNVDLKNVLVTVSYDASLIPREASIGSERESGQLKWLLDTIRVGEGVQLQVEFDCEVAAEFACMRVNVSSPELPDEQASACLKVTPTQGVLDVHVRDTKDPIARGEETTYEVSIENRGLQPARGIQLQAKIPRMFRVVSVEAHQGNQKLNLRPEVNQNTLSVSPVQELPADAFLRYTIQVKAIGNGDGEFEVTITSADSEQLETRVSEITTVNR; encoded by the coding sequence GTGCTGACTCTGTCACTGACAGCCTGCACCGCCTTTGCGCCCAGTCAGCGTGCGTCCTGGAAGTTGACCGATCCACCACCGCTGGATCCTCAAAATCAGCCACTCAACAGTCCCCAGCCCACAACGCCTAATACCCAGTCACGAGAAACACAACGTATCGGTCCGCAGCAGACGATTCCCCAGAAACAGGAACCGCCTGCACCACCAGATAACGATATGTTTGCAGTCCCCGAATCGATTGACCGCAATCAGCCGCCACAACCTCGTGATCTGCCTGAAGATATACCGTCCCGTCCGCGGATAGAGATGCCTCAGCCCCAGATGCGTTCCAAACCCGAAACGACGCCGCAGCGTCCCTCCGGACCGATGATGACTCCGCCGGCACAGGTGGGGCCATTGGAAATGACGGTTGATGTCATTCCCAAACGACAACTGGGCAGCGGTGCCACGTTCTACCTGATCGTGAAAAACACCAGCAATCAGTCTGTGCGAAATGTGATTCTGGAATGCGAGTTCGATTCCGCCCTACTCTTTCCAGGTCGTAGAGAAAAGAAAATCGGGCAACGACTGGGAACGCTGCAGCCGGGTGAGTCCAAAGAAATCAATCTGACACTTTACAGCGACGCTCTGGGCAACCACTGCTGTCGCTTCCGCGCGATCGCTGAAGGCGAAGAACTGGTCTGGAAATCGGTCTGCGTCGAGTACGTCAAGAAGCAGCTGGAACTGTCTGTGATTGGTCCTTCAACGCGCACCATAGGCAGTCGCGCTGAGTACATCATCAAGCTCTCTAACGTCAATAACGTCGACCTTAAGAATGTTCTGGTGACGGTCTCCTACGATGCGTCATTGATCCCGCGAGAGGCGTCTATCGGTTCCGAGCGCGAAAGTGGCCAGTTGAAATGGCTGCTGGATACGATTCGTGTGGGAGAGGGAGTTCAGTTGCAGGTCGAGTTTGATTGTGAAGTCGCCGCTGAGTTTGCCTGCATGCGTGTGAATGTCAGCAGTCCGGAACTTCCCGACGAGCAGGCATCAGCGTGTCTGAAAGTGACTCCCACGCAGGGAGTCCTGGACGTGCATGTTCGCGACACCAAAGATCCGATTGCCCGTGGTGAAGAGACGACTTATGAAGTCAGCATCGAAAATCGTGGATTGCAGCCGGCGCGGGGAATTCAGCTGCAGGCGAAAATCCCCCGCATGTTCCGCGTGGTCTCAGTCGAAGCACACCAGGGGAACCAGAAGCTGAATCTGCGACCGGAAGTGAATCAGAATACGTTAAGCGTCTCCCCCGTGCAGGAACTGCCCGCGGATGCGTTTCTGCGGTATACGATTCAGGTCAAAGCCATCGGTAACGGCGATGGCGAATTCGAAGTGACAATTACCAGTGCCGATTCCGAACAGCTGGAAACGCGCGTCAGCGAAATCACAACCGTCAACCGCTGA